The Zobellia alginiliquefaciens genome contains a region encoding:
- a CDS encoding NAD-dependent succinate-semialdehyde dehydrogenase — translation METLVNGFSTKNPATGEEIKEYEYMSTEEAQNAVEKCHKAFKEWRLTSLEERAKIIKAIGEELAKNKDKFVKLMTQEMGKVIKQGAPEIDLCSGICEYTATEGLELLKDEERELPNGGKGVISYSPIGVIYGIQPWNFPAYQAVRYSIANLMAGNGVLLKHSSGVTGSALLLKEIYESAGLPKDLFTVLLIEHDQSDEIIKNELVRGVTLTGSPDAGKIIAEKAGAVLKKTVLELGSNDAYLVLDDADIELAAKTSVMGRIYNNGETCVAAKRFVVVDKVYDQFRDAFVKAMRDVKLGDPTDENSDLGPMAREDLRETLHKQVQKSVEKGAKVLIGGEMPSGAGYFYPATILENLEPGQPAYDDELFGPVASLIRAKDNEDAMRIANDSRFGLGGGIFSKDEDKAFELAKKYFDTGMVFINSFGLAQPNMPFGGVKNSGHGREHGGFGIREFVNVKSVMKVNMD, via the coding sequence ATGGAAACTTTAGTAAACGGATTTTCTACAAAAAACCCGGCAACCGGAGAGGAAATCAAGGAATATGAATATATGAGCACCGAAGAAGCTCAAAATGCAGTTGAAAAATGTCATAAGGCCTTTAAAGAATGGCGGTTGACTTCGTTAGAAGAACGAGCCAAAATTATAAAGGCTATTGGTGAAGAACTCGCAAAGAACAAAGATAAATTCGTGAAATTAATGACCCAAGAAATGGGTAAAGTCATAAAACAGGGCGCTCCTGAAATTGACCTATGTAGCGGTATTTGCGAATATACGGCCACAGAAGGTCTAGAACTTTTAAAGGACGAGGAAAGAGAACTCCCAAATGGAGGGAAAGGAGTAATTAGCTATTCTCCAATAGGGGTAATCTATGGCATACAACCATGGAATTTCCCGGCATATCAGGCGGTGCGGTATTCAATTGCTAATTTAATGGCTGGTAACGGCGTGCTACTAAAACACTCAAGTGGAGTAACAGGTTCGGCATTGCTATTAAAAGAAATTTATGAGAGCGCTGGTCTTCCAAAAGATTTATTTACGGTCTTGTTAATCGAACATGATCAATCTGATGAAATCATCAAAAATGAATTGGTTCGTGGTGTTACCTTGACCGGGAGTCCGGATGCAGGAAAAATTATTGCTGAAAAAGCAGGAGCAGTTCTTAAAAAGACAGTTTTAGAGTTGGGTAGTAATGACGCGTACTTGGTATTGGACGATGCCGATATTGAGCTAGCGGCTAAAACGAGTGTTATGGGTAGAATCTATAACAATGGGGAAACCTGTGTGGCAGCGAAGCGATTTGTTGTAGTTGATAAAGTCTATGATCAGTTTCGTGATGCTTTTGTTAAAGCGATGAGAGATGTGAAACTAGGCGACCCAACCGATGAAAACTCCGACTTAGGACCCATGGCTCGCGAAGATTTACGTGAAACTCTTCATAAGCAGGTGCAGAAGAGTGTGGAGAAAGGCGCTAAAGTACTTATTGGTGGTGAAATGCCAAGTGGCGCCGGATACTTTTATCCCGCAACAATTCTAGAGAATCTAGAACCCGGGCAGCCCGCATATGATGATGAGCTTTTTGGACCGGTCGCATCGCTTATTAGAGCAAAAGATAATGAAGACGCCATGCGTATAGCAAATGATAGCAGATTTGGTTTAGGTGGGGGTATTTTCTCAAAAGATGAGGATAAAGCCTTTGAGTTGGCCAAAAAGTATTTTGATACCGGAATGGTGTTTATCAATTCATTTGGATTGGCACAACCAAATATGCCTTTCGGAGGTGTTAAAAATTCGGGTCACGGTAGGGAACACGGTGGTTTTGGAATACGGGAATTCGTAAATGTGAAGTCCGTGATGAAAGTGAATATGGACTAA
- a CDS encoding metal-dependent hydrolase yields the protein MKITHYGQNSLSIEIGSQTIIVDPFITQNELSKDKVDIMQLKADYIFLTHAHFDHILDAEAIAKNTGATIVSNFEIYKYYDEKGLDAMPMNHGGSRTFDFGKVKYVNAIHTSSFPDGSYGGNPGGFVFSAEGKTIYISGDTALTMDMKLLPLQFEIDLAILPIGDVVTMGINDAVLASDFVGCNRVLGVHYDALPFTKINHEEAKQTFKKVGKELILLEVGETMSV from the coding sequence ATGAAAATCACGCATTACGGACAAAATAGCTTATCTATAGAGATAGGAAGCCAAACTATAATTGTAGACCCATTTATCACACAGAACGAACTTTCAAAAGATAAGGTAGACATCATGCAATTAAAGGCAGATTATATTTTTCTGACCCACGCCCATTTTGACCATATCTTAGATGCGGAGGCCATTGCTAAAAATACAGGAGCCACCATTGTCAGCAATTTTGAGATTTACAAGTATTATGATGAGAAAGGTCTGGACGCCATGCCGATGAATCATGGAGGTTCTCGCACTTTTGATTTTGGTAAAGTAAAGTATGTAAATGCGATACATACCAGTAGCTTTCCAGATGGAAGTTATGGGGGTAATCCTGGCGGATTTGTGTTTTCAGCAGAAGGTAAAACTATTTATATATCCGGAGACACTGCACTTACGATGGATATGAAATTGTTACCGCTGCAATTTGAAATAGATTTGGCAATACTGCCCATAGGCGATGTGGTAACAATGGGCATAAATGATGCCGTTCTTGCCAGTGATTTTGTGGGTTGTAACCGCGTACTCGGTGTTCATTATGATGCTTTGCCCTTTACAAAAATCAATCATGAAGAAGCAAAGCAAACATTTAAAAAAGTAGGAAAAGAGCTGATTTTGCTAGAGGTTGGGGAGACTATGAGCGTCTAA
- a CDS encoding TolC family protein, translating to MKQYIIIVTSILFAQLAFSQEAETTTASKIWSLEDCIAYAIENNITVKDATLNASISEVDYSKSKSARLPNLFGSASQNFSSGTSIDPITSDYVSDQIHSTNLGINSSMTLFQGNQLSNQIKQNKLLLEQNSLLAEEAKNSIVISILESYLQTLFSKEGIAIAESNLDASEKEVLRAKSRLDAGSIALTDYTEAQSQAATNKYNVITAKNEYEQNIITLKQLLELSPLENLEIETIDQNMDLLNLELNKEAIYTNALNYLPEVEASKTNISVNEKELDIAKGGYLPTLSLIGSVGSGYTSINDNTFSDQLDVNFNQKLGLSLTIPIFNRNQTKAAVQTASFNIEKAEIQKQTVEKEVIKKVETAYQNALSSQEQLIAAEVSKEAAEQSYNLAQKKYELGDLSTTDLVISQNTYTNAQQNYLQSKYLNILYHQLLQFYQGNEIKL from the coding sequence ATGAAACAATACATAATCATAGTAACAAGCATTTTATTTGCACAACTTGCTTTTTCACAAGAAGCCGAAACAACTACAGCTTCAAAAATATGGTCCTTAGAAGATTGTATTGCGTACGCTATTGAAAATAACATCACAGTTAAAGATGCGACGTTGAACGCAAGTATTTCAGAAGTAGATTATAGCAAATCAAAATCAGCTCGGCTACCAAACCTTTTCGGTAGTGCATCTCAGAATTTTTCAAGTGGTACTTCTATTGATCCTATTACCAGTGATTATGTTTCGGATCAAATTCATAGTACCAATCTTGGAATTAACAGTTCAATGACTCTTTTTCAGGGGAATCAACTTTCAAATCAAATTAAACAAAATAAACTTTTACTAGAACAAAATAGTCTGCTGGCGGAAGAAGCTAAAAACAGCATTGTCATCAGTATTTTAGAAAGCTACTTGCAAACTTTATTTAGTAAAGAAGGAATTGCTATTGCTGAAAGCAATTTAGACGCATCCGAAAAAGAGGTACTACGTGCAAAATCTCGACTCGATGCCGGTTCTATAGCCCTAACCGATTACACCGAAGCTCAGAGTCAGGCTGCGACCAACAAATACAATGTTATTACCGCAAAAAATGAGTACGAACAGAATATCATCACTTTAAAACAATTGTTAGAATTATCGCCTTTAGAAAATCTAGAAATCGAAACTATTGATCAGAACATGGATCTATTGAACCTGGAACTCAATAAAGAAGCAATTTATACGAATGCCTTAAACTATTTGCCTGAGGTGGAAGCAAGTAAGACCAACATTTCCGTGAATGAAAAGGAATTGGATATCGCCAAAGGTGGTTACCTGCCCACATTGTCGCTTATAGGAAGCGTTGGTTCTGGGTATACCAGTATAAACGACAATACATTTTCTGATCAGCTGGATGTGAATTTCAACCAGAAATTGGGGTTGAGCTTAACCATACCCATTTTTAACAGGAATCAGACTAAGGCTGCCGTGCAGACCGCATCTTTTAATATAGAAAAAGCTGAGATACAAAAACAAACTGTAGAAAAAGAAGTCATTAAAAAGGTTGAAACCGCTTACCAAAATGCGCTTTCATCACAAGAACAATTGATTGCCGCCGAAGTTTCTAAAGAAGCTGCCGAGCAATCATATAATCTAGCACAGAAAAAATACGAGTTGGGCGATTTAAGTACAACTGATCTAGTTATAAGTCAGAACACATATACCAATGCCCAACAAAATTACCTACAGTCTAAATATCTAAATATTCTGTACCACCAATTATTACAATTCTATCAAGGAAACGAAATTAAACTTTAA
- a CDS encoding efflux RND transporter periplasmic adaptor subunit, protein MKNKNKIILGGIALVIVAFAAYSFMKGDENTTIEAKTIVAKKGDVTTMVTATGTIEPINQVDVGTQVSGVVEKIYVDYNSVVKEGQLIAELDKTNLKAATVQAQASYDNAVSNRNYLQTIYERQKTLYDNQVISKSDYDDALYNYETAKGTVTQRLSDLQQARTNLGYANIYSPIDGVVLSRDIEEGQTVAASYSTPTLFTIAQDLKEMQVEADVDEADIGVVKQGQRVSFTVDAYQGQEFEGEVTQVRLDPTVTSNVVTYTVVIKADNPDLRLKPGLTATISIYTLELKDVLSVEAKAINFKPTPPEMMAYNEQENLTVERPEGGPMNNDEESTKVWVMESNGAISPKEVTLGASDGVNVQILSGINEGDKLVYSLKSETGISGPPAGGSEESPFMPKPPGGKK, encoded by the coding sequence ATGAAAAATAAAAACAAAATCATATTAGGCGGTATTGCATTGGTAATCGTAGCCTTTGCAGCCTATAGCTTTATGAAAGGGGATGAAAATACCACCATTGAAGCTAAAACTATAGTCGCCAAAAAAGGAGACGTCACTACCATGGTCACTGCTACAGGAACCATAGAGCCTATAAACCAAGTAGATGTTGGTACACAGGTATCCGGTGTAGTTGAAAAAATATATGTGGACTATAATAGCGTTGTTAAAGAAGGGCAGCTTATTGCAGAGTTGGATAAGACCAATCTAAAAGCTGCAACAGTACAAGCACAAGCCTCATATGATAATGCGGTAAGCAACCGAAATTATCTACAGACGATTTATGAAAGGCAAAAAACATTATATGACAACCAGGTTATAAGTAAATCTGATTATGACGATGCTCTTTACAATTACGAAACCGCAAAGGGTACTGTAACGCAGCGTTTATCTGATCTACAGCAAGCGAGAACCAACTTAGGTTACGCCAATATCTATTCTCCAATTGATGGTGTAGTGCTATCTAGAGATATTGAAGAGGGACAAACGGTAGCCGCAAGCTATAGCACACCAACGCTATTTACCATAGCTCAAGATTTAAAGGAGATGCAGGTAGAAGCCGATGTTGATGAGGCAGATATAGGTGTTGTAAAACAAGGTCAGCGAGTAAGTTTTACGGTTGATGCATACCAAGGTCAAGAATTTGAAGGAGAAGTCACTCAGGTTAGGTTAGATCCTACAGTAACCTCAAATGTAGTTACGTATACTGTGGTTATAAAAGCCGACAATCCTGATTTGAGATTGAAACCCGGACTAACAGCAACGATATCTATTTACACATTAGAGTTAAAGGATGTGTTATCGGTAGAGGCAAAGGCTATCAATTTTAAACCTACCCCTCCGGAAATGATGGCTTATAATGAGCAAGAAAATTTAACCGTTGAACGTCCAGAAGGCGGACCTATGAACAATGATGAAGAATCTACTAAGGTTTGGGTGATGGAATCTAACGGAGCTATTTCCCCAAAAGAAGTGACTTTAGGTGCGAGTGACGGAGTTAATGTTCAAATTCTCAGTGGTATAAACGAAGGAGACAAGTTGGTCTACAGTTTAAAGTCTGAAACCGGAATATCTGGACCACCAGCGGGCGGTTCTGAAGAGAGTCCGTTCATGCCAAAACCACCGGGAGGTAAAAAATAA
- a CDS encoding ABC transporter ATP-binding protein encodes MSKEIIKIKDLTREFTMGNETVHALRGISFTIHEGEFVTIMGSSGSGKSTMLNILGCLDQPTSGSYEIDGVGMKDLSRNQLATIRNEKIGFIFQSYNLLARTSAIENVELPLLYNSTVGNDERRERAVKALEMVGLGDRLHHTPSQLSGGQQQRVAIARSLVNNPVMILADEATGNLDTRTSYEIMSLFQDLNSQGITITFVTHEPDIATFSNRTIVLKDGNIIQDYKNENIQSAAKELAKLPQEDH; translated from the coding sequence ATGAGTAAAGAAATAATAAAGATAAAAGACCTTACACGTGAATTTACCATGGGCAATGAAACAGTTCATGCCCTACGTGGAATTTCATTTACCATACACGAGGGTGAGTTTGTAACCATTATGGGATCTAGTGGCTCTGGTAAAAGTACAATGTTGAATATTTTAGGATGTTTAGACCAACCAACATCTGGTTCGTACGAGATAGATGGTGTTGGTATGAAAGATTTGAGCCGTAATCAATTGGCAACCATCCGAAATGAGAAAATAGGGTTCATCTTTCAATCATACAATTTATTGGCAAGAACATCTGCTATAGAAAATGTTGAACTACCGTTACTTTATAATAGTACCGTAGGTAATGATGAGCGTAGAGAACGTGCCGTAAAAGCATTGGAAATGGTCGGTTTAGGCGATAGGTTACATCACACCCCATCTCAGCTATCTGGGGGGCAACAACAGCGTGTTGCCATTGCCCGATCATTGGTAAATAATCCTGTTATGATTTTAGCAGATGAGGCCACCGGTAATTTAGATACAAGAACATCGTATGAAATAATGTCTTTGTTCCAGGATCTGAACAGTCAAGGTATTACCATCACATTTGTTACGCATGAGCCTGATATTGCCACCTTTAGTAACAGAACCATTGTTTTAAAAGATGGGAATATTATTCAAGACTATAAGAATGAAAATATACAGTCTGCAGCAAAAGAATTGGCAAAATTGCCTCAAGAAGACCATTGA
- a CDS encoding ABC transporter permease, with translation MRILNLLKIAYKAIVLNKMRTLLTMLGIIIGVASVIAMLAIGEGSKESIRSTISSMGSNMITIRPGTDDRGPARGSGGDVQTLTLDNYEVIKEKSTLLSYITPVVNGGGQVISGANNWPSTIYGVNPEYLEIKVVGLQSGSMFTDAEVKSASKVVVLGQTVVENVFPDGQDPVGQMIRFDNIPFKVIGVLEEKGENTFGQDQDDIVIAPYTTVQKRILAINYLNQIMASAVSEDDAPDAVIEVTDILRSEHKLLDNEEDDFSVRSMEELISTFSSTSEMLTILLVAVASISLLIGGIGIMNIMYVSVKERTKEIGLRMAVGGKGSDILLQFLIEAILISITGGLLGVILGLSATVFIEKFLHWPTSVAMYSIFVSFAVCAITGIFFGWYPAKKAAALDPITALRYE, from the coding sequence ATGAGAATATTAAATCTACTTAAAATAGCATACAAAGCCATAGTTCTCAATAAAATGAGAACCCTGTTGACCATGTTAGGTATAATAATAGGTGTAGCATCGGTAATTGCCATGTTAGCAATAGGGGAAGGTTCAAAAGAGAGTATAAGAAGTACCATTTCTAGCATGGGGTCTAATATGATCACCATAAGACCTGGTACCGATGATAGGGGTCCGGCGAGAGGTAGCGGTGGTGATGTTCAGACCTTAACGCTAGACAATTATGAGGTTATCAAAGAAAAATCTACGCTATTGAGTTACATTACACCAGTGGTGAATGGCGGCGGACAAGTAATTAGCGGAGCCAACAACTGGCCCAGTACCATTTACGGTGTCAATCCTGAGTATTTAGAGATTAAAGTAGTTGGCCTACAAAGTGGTAGCATGTTTACCGATGCAGAGGTAAAGTCAGCTTCTAAAGTCGTAGTACTTGGTCAAACTGTGGTCGAAAATGTTTTTCCAGATGGTCAAGATCCCGTAGGTCAAATGATACGTTTTGATAATATTCCTTTTAAGGTAATTGGCGTTTTGGAGGAAAAAGGAGAAAATACCTTTGGACAAGATCAAGATGATATTGTAATAGCGCCTTATACGACAGTACAAAAAAGAATTTTGGCCATTAATTATTTGAATCAGATTATGGCTTCTGCCGTTAGTGAAGATGATGCACCTGATGCCGTTATTGAGGTTACCGATATATTACGCTCAGAACACAAGTTGTTAGATAATGAAGAGGATGATTTTTCTGTGCGTTCTATGGAAGAATTAATTTCAACTTTTAGTTCAACCAGTGAAATGCTCACCATACTATTGGTTGCAGTAGCAAGTATATCTTTATTAATCGGTGGTATCGGTATTATGAACATTATGTATGTGTCTGTAAAAGAACGTACCAAGGAAATTGGACTACGTATGGCAGTTGGAGGAAAAGGCTCTGATATTCTATTACAATTCTTGATTGAAGCTATACTGATCAGTATTACGGGCGGACTCTTAGGTGTAATCTTAGGTTTAAGCGCTACCGTTTTCATAGAAAAGTTCTTACATTGGCCTACAAGTGTAGCCATGTATTCCATTTTTGTGTCATTTGCCGTGTGTGCGATTACCGGTATTTTCTTTGGATGGTACCCTGCAAAAAAAGCTGCGGCGTTAGATCCTATTACAGCATTACGCTATGAATAA
- a CDS encoding sensor histidine kinase: MYKNKKILLVQHLLIWLVLFSMPFVLSYGQELDTNRLVAHFLIPMLFYAVIFYLNFFVLIDRFLFSKKTLIFAIVNLVLIGFFILLKEFIEDNYFSELINNRPPNANREGPPFKLFIYVQMLSYAAPVLLSIAIKSTKKWVKTEAERKEADNFKLQTELQHLRYQLQPHFFFNSLNNIYSLVDISPDKAKSTIHSLGKLMRYLLYETNTELVTLSKEIEFMRKYIELMKLRLTDKTTVESSFPLSEPQIKIAPLLFISLIENAFKHGVSANKESVISIDMVTQDNSVIFQIENYNFPKEHTDKSGSGIGLPNLEKRLQLLYPNKHQFTQETKDGIYSVYLKIIT; encoded by the coding sequence ATGTATAAAAACAAAAAAATACTACTAGTACAGCACCTTCTTATTTGGTTGGTGCTGTTCAGCATGCCCTTCGTTCTATCATACGGACAAGAATTGGATACCAATAGATTGGTAGCCCATTTCTTGATTCCTATGCTATTCTATGCAGTGATATTTTATTTAAATTTTTTTGTACTCATAGACAGGTTTCTTTTCTCTAAGAAAACACTGATTTTTGCCATCGTCAATTTAGTCTTAATCGGTTTCTTTATTTTATTGAAAGAGTTTATTGAAGATAATTATTTTAGCGAACTAATTAATAATAGACCCCCAAATGCAAATAGGGAAGGACCACCGTTTAAATTGTTCATATATGTGCAAATGTTATCCTATGCGGCTCCTGTATTACTGTCCATAGCTATTAAATCGACTAAAAAATGGGTGAAGACAGAAGCAGAACGAAAAGAAGCTGATAATTTTAAGTTACAAACAGAATTACAACATCTAAGATATCAACTTCAACCACATTTCTTTTTCAACTCTTTAAATAACATATATTCATTAGTTGATATTTCACCGGATAAGGCTAAATCTACCATACATAGTTTAGGTAAACTAATGCGGTATTTACTTTATGAAACAAATACAGAATTAGTGACACTTTCAAAGGAAATTGAATTCATGAGAAAGTATATCGAATTGATGAAGTTGCGCCTAACGGATAAAACCACGGTAGAGTCTAGTTTTCCACTAAGTGAGCCGCAAATTAAAATTGCCCCTTTGCTGTTTATTTCATTAATTGAAAATGCTTTTAAACATGGTGTTTCTGCCAATAAAGAAAGTGTAATTTCCATTGATATGGTTACCCAAGATAATAGTGTAATATTTCAAATAGAAAATTATAACTTTCCTAAAGAGCATACAGATAAAAGCGGTTCTGGTATTGGGCTACCTAACTTAGAAAAGAGATTACAATTACTATACCCCAATAAACACCAGTTCACACAAGAAACCAAAGATGGTATTTATTCGGTTTACCTGAAAATTATAACCTAG
- a CDS encoding LytR/AlgR family response regulator transcription factor, which produces MEAVQITCIIVDDEPMAVNLVKSYVEKTPYLKLKKKCNSAIEAMQFLNTEQVDLLFLDIQMPDLTGIEFSKMLPKNSKVIFTTAFDQYAIEGFKVEALDYLLKPFDYAEFLTASNKALEWFSLVRGNKTAQSQEIPQEKEFLFVKSEYKQLRIKLADVLYFEGLKDYIKIWLKDNPKPILTLMSLKSLEEDLPSSQFMRVHRSFIVALKYVEVIERSQIIINKQRITVSEQYKAQFLEYINDNSLNS; this is translated from the coding sequence ATGGAAGCAGTTCAGATTACTTGTATAATTGTAGACGATGAACCTATGGCGGTGAATCTAGTAAAAAGTTATGTGGAGAAAACTCCGTATTTAAAACTTAAAAAGAAATGTAATAGCGCAATCGAAGCTATGCAGTTTTTAAATACAGAACAGGTTGACCTTCTTTTTCTTGATATTCAGATGCCAGATTTAACAGGAATTGAGTTTTCTAAAATGCTACCGAAAAATTCTAAGGTCATCTTCACTACTGCTTTTGATCAATATGCGATAGAAGGCTTTAAAGTAGAGGCTTTAGATTATCTACTTAAACCTTTTGATTATGCTGAATTCTTAACGGCTTCTAATAAAGCTTTAGAGTGGTTTTCATTAGTGAGAGGAAATAAAACCGCTCAAAGTCAAGAAATACCTCAAGAAAAGGAGTTTCTTTTCGTAAAATCCGAATACAAACAATTACGCATTAAATTGGCAGATGTACTCTATTTTGAGGGTTTAAAAGATTATATTAAAATTTGGTTGAAAGACAACCCGAAGCCAATTCTAACATTAATGAGTCTAAAAAGCCTAGAGGAAGATTTACCTTCTTCGCAGTTTATGCGCGTACATAGATCTTTTATAGTTGCCCTAAAATATGTTGAAGTGATTGAACGTAGCCAGATTATCATCAACAAACAACGTATTACGGTCTCTGAACAGTACAAGGCCCAATTTCTAGAATACATTAATGACAACTCTTTGAATTCTTAA
- a CDS encoding 3-keto-disaccharide hydrolase produces the protein MKRLISTPAIVAILFFTSYSCGNKKARKNTAQTTEQAAVSTEPKWTSIFNGKDLTGWTIKIPGHELGENFGNTLRVEDSILKIRYDAYGSEFKDRFGTVYFDKYLTNYRLKVVYRFVGETAPGAPTWGYRDSGIQFHGQPPVTQKIDQAFPVCLEYNFHGGNGTDERPLGAACTNGMFIEYNGEKNTTTCIAADIARTFHGDQWVTAEIEIKNGVITHFVNGEKILTYSNPTYNPANEMAKKLMDGDDTKVKGGYVSLQSNSHPIDFKSIELIEF, from the coding sequence ATGAAAAGACTTATTAGTACTCCGGCAATAGTTGCTATACTGTTCTTTACTTCTTATTCCTGTGGAAATAAAAAAGCAAGAAAAAATACTGCGCAAACTACGGAGCAGGCAGCAGTTAGTACCGAGCCTAAATGGACTTCCATCTTTAACGGGAAAGATTTAACCGGATGGACCATAAAAATTCCGGGACATGAGTTAGGTGAAAATTTTGGAAATACCTTACGGGTTGAGGATAGTATTTTAAAAATACGATATGATGCATACGGATCGGAATTTAAAGACCGATTCGGCACCGTTTATTTTGATAAATATTTAACTAATTACCGGCTAAAAGTTGTTTACAGATTTGTTGGCGAAACGGCACCTGGGGCACCTACTTGGGGTTATCGTGATAGTGGCATCCAATTCCACGGACAACCACCGGTTACGCAAAAAATAGATCAAGCTTTTCCGGTATGTTTAGAATACAATTTTCATGGTGGTAATGGAACGGACGAGCGCCCTTTAGGTGCTGCCTGTACGAACGGTATGTTCATTGAATATAATGGTGAAAAGAATACAACCACGTGTATTGCCGCTGATATTGCAAGAACATTTCATGGCGACCAATGGGTTACTGCCGAAATTGAAATTAAAAACGGGGTTATTACACATTTTGTAAACGGGGAAAAAATTCTAACCTATTCAAATCCCACATACAACCCAGCAAACGAAATGGCAAAAAAACTAATGGATGGCGATGATACCAAGGTAAAAGGTGGCTATGTTTCCTTACAGTCCAATAGCCACCCAATAGATTTTAAAAGTATTGAACTAATTGAATTTTAG
- a CDS encoding Gfo/Idh/MocA family protein — MSSRRNFIEKLSITAVGLPLLHSPAQLFANSTDPYDGPILKVAIMGLGSYGTRVAKAMEDCKRAKLVGVISGTPSKIKKWQSKYNIPDKNCYNYENFDAIKDNPDIDAVYVITPNGLHKDQSIRVAKAGKHVICEKPMGVNAEEGQAMVDACKAANVKLLIGYRMHFEPKTVAVIQMRKDGAFGETKFFQGQSGFTIGDPTQWRLNKELSGGGAMMDIGIYSINGARYMLGEEPVWVTAQETKTNPEKFKEGIDETIQFQMGFPSGAVANCLSTYNMSNLDRFFMTGSKGFVEMQPSTGYGPIEGRTHKGKLTQPHVTHQTLQMDGMAALIFEGVQPIVSVDGEEGVKDMKIIDAIFLAAKTGDKVML, encoded by the coding sequence ATGAGTTCAAGAAGAAATTTTATAGAAAAGCTATCCATAACCGCGGTAGGTCTACCGTTATTGCATAGTCCCGCTCAATTGTTCGCAAATTCCACAGATCCATACGACGGACCCATTTTAAAAGTTGCCATAATGGGATTGGGTAGCTATGGTACCCGTGTTGCCAAGGCAATGGAAGATTGTAAAAGGGCAAAACTGGTTGGTGTCATCAGCGGAACACCTTCTAAGATTAAAAAATGGCAATCAAAATATAATATACCAGATAAAAACTGCTACAACTACGAGAATTTTGATGCTATTAAGGACAATCCGGATATTGATGCCGTTTATGTAATTACACCCAACGGATTGCATAAAGATCAGTCTATACGAGTCGCCAAAGCGGGTAAACATGTTATCTGTGAAAAACCAATGGGCGTTAATGCAGAAGAAGGTCAAGCCATGGTAGATGCCTGTAAAGCTGCAAATGTAAAATTACTGATAGGGTATCGAATGCATTTTGAACCCAAAACGGTTGCAGTAATACAGATGCGAAAAGACGGTGCTTTTGGTGAAACAAAATTTTTTCAAGGTCAATCTGGTTTCACTATTGGCGACCCAACACAATGGCGCTTAAACAAAGAACTTTCAGGTGGCGGTGCAATGATGGATATTGGTATCTATTCAATTAATGGTGCACGTTATATGTTGGGTGAAGAACCTGTTTGGGTTACCGCTCAAGAAACGAAAACCAATCCTGAGAAGTTTAAAGAAGGTATTGATGAAACCATACAATTTCAAATGGGTTTTCCTAGTGGTGCCGTTGCAAATTGTTTATCCACCTATAATATGAGTAATTTAGATCGATTTTTTATGACTGGTTCTAAAGGTTTTGTTGAAATGCAACCTTCAACAGGATATGGACCCATTGAAGGCAGAACACATAAAGGAAAACTGACCCAGCCCCATGTAACCCATCAAACTTTACAAATGGATGGTATGGCAGCTTTAATATTTGAAGGAGTTCAACCCATTGTTTCCGTTGATGGCGAAGAAGGTGTTAAGGACATGAAAATTATCGATGCCATATTCTTAGCGGCAAAAACAGGAGATAAAGTGATGTTATAA